In one Thermanaerovibrio velox DSM 12556 genomic region, the following are encoded:
- the lysS gene encoding lysine--tRNA ligase — MSDGNERNQAQGCMPEEEIFRQRKEKLFRLRQEEGYDPFAIDKFDRRHSVAWVRGKYESLSQDEEGDEELSLAGRVMTLRRHGKASFATMEEDTGRIQLYFQLDNMGEDAYGFFKKWVDTGDILGVKGTPFRTQRGELSIKVREFKLLSKALRPLPEKWHGLKDQEVRYRQRYLDLMVNPEVRETFRRRTRIIQTVRRVLDSHGTLEVTTPILSTLAGGANARPFVTFHNALGIPMYLRIATELYLKRLVVGMFDRVYEIGPNFRNEGIDLKHNPEFTAMEVYWAYANNEDMMNLCEEILVACADEMGSRVFTYQGREISFEPPFRRATMMDLVKEHTGIDFSTISDEEARRIALERHVVDELKGYETRYHLLPEFFDAYVEDKLIQPTFVIGHPTVISPLAKRNAENPDITDRFELFVNGSELANAFSELNDPLDQRERFLEQVKQKEAGDEEAHVFDEDFVNALEYGLPPTGGMGIGIDRLVMLLTDSKSIRDVILFPTMKPKA, encoded by the coding sequence ATGAGTGATGGGAACGAGCGAAACCAGGCTCAGGGGTGCATGCCCGAGGAGGAGATATTTCGTCAGAGGAAGGAGAAGCTCTTTCGACTTAGGCAGGAAGAGGGGTATGACCCTTTTGCGATCGACAAGTTTGACCGCCGGCATTCGGTGGCTTGGGTAAGGGGGAAGTATGAATCGCTTAGCCAGGATGAGGAGGGCGATGAGGAGCTTTCCCTGGCGGGTCGTGTGATGACCTTAAGACGGCATGGGAAGGCTTCCTTTGCCACCATGGAGGAGGACACCGGCAGGATTCAGCTTTACTTCCAGCTGGACAACATGGGGGAGGATGCCTACGGGTTCTTCAAGAAGTGGGTGGACACCGGTGACATCCTGGGAGTTAAGGGCACCCCCTTCAGGACCCAGAGGGGTGAGCTGTCCATCAAGGTCAGGGAGTTCAAACTTCTTAGCAAGGCCCTAAGGCCCCTTCCCGAGAAGTGGCATGGTCTTAAGGACCAGGAGGTGCGCTACAGGCAGCGTTACTTGGACCTCATGGTGAACCCGGAGGTTAGGGAGACCTTCCGCAGGAGGACCAGGATAATCCAGACCGTGAGGAGGGTCTTGGATTCCCACGGCACCTTGGAGGTCACGACCCCGATATTGTCCACCCTTGCCGGGGGGGCCAACGCGAGGCCCTTCGTAACCTTCCATAACGCTTTGGGCATACCCATGTACCTCAGGATAGCCACGGAGCTTTACCTCAAGAGGCTTGTGGTGGGGATGTTCGACCGGGTTTACGAGATAGGTCCCAACTTCAGGAACGAGGGGATAGACCTTAAGCACAACCCGGAGTTTACCGCCATGGAGGTTTACTGGGCTTACGCCAACAACGAGGACATGATGAACCTCTGTGAGGAGATATTGGTGGCCTGTGCGGATGAGATGGGCTCGAGGGTGTTCACCTATCAGGGGCGTGAGATCTCCTTTGAACCACCGTTCCGCAGGGCCACTATGATGGATCTGGTTAAGGAGCATACCGGGATAGACTTCTCCACCATAAGCGATGAAGAGGCCAGGAGGATAGCCTTGGAGAGGCATGTGGTGGACGAGCTAAAGGGCTACGAGACCAGGTATCACCTCCTGCCCGAGTTCTTCGACGCCTACGTGGAGGACAAGCTGATCCAGCCCACGTTCGTTATAGGGCATCCCACGGTTATATCCCCTCTTGCGAAGCGTAACGCCGAAAATCCGGACATAACCGACAGGTTTGAGCTCTTCGTGAACGGGTCTGAGCTGGCGAACGCGTTCAGCGAGTTAAACGATCCGCTGGATCAGAGGGAGCGGTTTTTGGAGCAGGTTAAACAGAAGGAGGCCGGTGACGAAGAGGCTCACGTGTTCGACGAGGATTTTGTCAACGCCCTGGAGTATGGGCTGCCTCCCACCGGTGGAATGGGCATAGGAATAGACCGGTTGGTCATGCTGCTTACCGACTCCAAGTCCATAAGGGACGTCATACTGTTCCCCACCATGAAGCCCAAGGCTTAG
- a CDS encoding type III pantothenate kinase, giving the protein MLLVVDIGNTNTVIGAYEGDDLSGHWRIMSDRRTSDELGLMLLNLLGLSGSRGSVEGAVVSSVVPSLDEVWSDALSRYLSVRPIFVSPQLELGIGVAYGNPQEVGADRLVNAVAGVALYGKPLALVDLGTAITLDVVDGRGTYLGGAIAPGMVLSMETLFSRTAKLPQVSLEAPRSVIGRSTMESIRSGIIYGYAGMIDALVERVFAELGESFPVVATGGHAKVLAEHSKFKVIVDPWLTLKGLKMIYEKNRP; this is encoded by the coding sequence TTGCTTCTTGTGGTGGACATAGGTAACACGAACACGGTCATAGGGGCCTACGAGGGTGATGACCTTTCTGGCCATTGGAGGATAATGTCCGACAGGAGGACCTCCGATGAGCTTGGCCTGATGCTCCTTAACCTGTTGGGTTTAAGCGGATCCAGGGGGTCGGTGGAAGGGGCTGTGGTGTCCAGCGTGGTGCCCAGCCTTGATGAGGTTTGGAGCGATGCCTTGAGCAGATATCTGTCCGTGCGACCCATTTTCGTAAGCCCTCAGCTTGAACTTGGCATTGGGGTGGCTTACGGGAATCCTCAGGAGGTCGGGGCGGATCGATTGGTCAACGCCGTAGCCGGGGTGGCCCTTTATGGGAAGCCTTTAGCTTTGGTGGATCTGGGTACCGCCATAACTCTTGATGTGGTGGATGGGCGGGGTACCTACCTTGGGGGAGCCATAGCCCCGGGGATGGTGCTAAGCATGGAGACCCTTTTCTCCAGGACCGCAAAGCTTCCCCAGGTAAGCCTTGAGGCCCCCAGGAGCGTCATAGGCAGGTCCACCATGGAGTCCATAAGGTCCGGAATAATCTACGGCTATGCGGGAATGATAGATGCCCTTGTGGAGCGGGTCTTTGCGGAGCTTGGGGAGTCCTTCCCGGTGGTTGCCACCGGCGGTCACGCCAAGGTCTTGGCGGAGCACTCGAAGTTCAAGGTGATCGTGGACCCGTGGCTCACCCTTAAGGGGCTCAAGATGATATACGAGAAGAACCGTCCATGA
- a CDS encoding tRNA dihydrouridine synthase, with protein sequence MSGWAYPSSIGGLLVDGPLWLAPMAGITTPSVRLFQRRLGVSLVHTEMVSAFGLMYGGRKSAEILVPAEGEEPIVPQLFGPHGDCLLAGARIALEAYPFKVLEVNMACPMPKVTKKGAGAAMMDRPLEAFRAVRLLKGLGLPVWVKCRVMPGGFADTARFCGGLLDAGADLLMVHGRTASQRYEGKADVEQVIGLARSFPGLVVGSGDVFSASDVLRYLEGGCPAVLLARGFLRDPLLAWRCSTELGLNSSYPAVSPVEALVELGDMLFVREGERTCLLLVKRMAASALRGHPGDAERRNRMMGIKSWIELKGFIAGLEI encoded by the coding sequence ATGAGCGGTTGGGCTTATCCGTCGTCCATAGGCGGTTTGTTGGTGGATGGTCCCCTGTGGCTGGCGCCTATGGCGGGCATTACGACCCCTTCGGTCCGCCTGTTCCAGAGGAGGCTGGGGGTATCCCTGGTTCACACCGAGATGGTGAGCGCCTTTGGCCTGATGTATGGTGGGAGGAAGAGCGCGGAGATACTGGTGCCCGCGGAGGGGGAGGAACCCATCGTGCCCCAGCTGTTTGGACCTCATGGGGATTGTCTCCTAGCCGGTGCGAGGATAGCCTTGGAGGCCTATCCGTTTAAGGTCTTGGAGGTTAACATGGCCTGTCCCATGCCCAAGGTTACGAAAAAGGGGGCAGGGGCTGCGATGATGGATAGGCCTTTGGAGGCCTTCAGAGCCGTTCGGCTGCTCAAGGGGCTTGGGCTTCCCGTGTGGGTAAAGTGCAGGGTCATGCCCGGGGGTTTTGCGGATACCGCAAGGTTTTGCGGTGGACTGCTGGACGCCGGGGCGGACCTTTTGATGGTGCACGGAAGAACCGCTTCGCAGCGGTACGAGGGGAAGGCCGACGTTGAGCAGGTGATCGGGCTTGCGAGGAGCTTTCCTGGTCTTGTGGTGGGGTCCGGTGATGTGTTCTCCGCCAGCGATGTGCTGCGCTATCTTGAGGGGGGATGCCCCGCGGTGCTTCTGGCCCGGGGTTTTCTCAGGGATCCGCTTCTTGCATGGCGTTGTTCAACGGAGTTGGGTTTGAACTCCAGTTACCCTGCGGTGAGCCCCGTGGAGGCCCTTGTGGAGCTTGGGGACATGCTGTTCGTCCGTGAGGGGGAGAGGACGTGTCTTCTGCTCGTTAAGCGCATGGCCGCGTCTGCCCTCCGGGGACATCCCGGTGATGCGGAGAGAAGAAACCGCATGATGGGGATTAAGAGCTGGATTGAACTTAAGGGTTTCATTGCGGGGTTGGAAATTTAA